The following proteins are encoded in a genomic region of Candidatus Sulfotelmatobacter sp.:
- a CDS encoding alpha/beta fold hydrolase, with protein sequence MRPRFASLASLAAALLIAGAPAPSLAKKTPKSGSKPAAGSSAPAAPSGPQPRLIADPDQVRASESLTWNTWLRFFNPLDVGLYSDSVRCRYEDTGPGETGVGRVQEVAYAGMAQAFGAISAGDSVSFNYGAPALFETGKVTFHLYTHRGDGVKYVSTATFEVQPGPISEQHPSEFLTVDGKKVETVFFQSNKGNGSPGVLLVHGEGSQARALFSTAIQLSNRGYHVMMVSMPGYGQSEGPADLMGPHTLAAAGAALDRLKRTPGVDSLHLGAWGISRGATVAAGLAAQRSDLGCVIAQSGIYDLQATYRGTKMPGFREAIVAEAGSDSAGWKERSPIVRIAATHTPILVLHGENDTTVPADQAHAYANALKTAGVAVESSFFPGAGHELTPGLVTRPILIFLEATLHH encoded by the coding sequence ATGCGCCCCAGGTTTGCCTCGCTCGCCTCGCTCGCCGCCGCGCTGCTGATCGCCGGCGCCCCCGCTCCATCGCTTGCGAAGAAGACGCCGAAGAGTGGATCGAAGCCTGCGGCCGGATCCTCGGCCCCGGCCGCGCCGAGCGGACCTCAGCCGAGGCTGATCGCGGATCCCGACCAGGTGCGAGCCAGCGAATCGCTCACCTGGAACACGTGGCTTCGCTTCTTCAACCCCCTCGATGTCGGCCTCTACTCGGACAGCGTCCGGTGTCGGTACGAAGACACGGGACCCGGGGAGACCGGGGTCGGGCGCGTGCAAGAGGTCGCCTACGCGGGCATGGCCCAGGCCTTCGGAGCGATCAGCGCGGGCGACAGTGTTTCGTTCAACTACGGCGCCCCGGCGCTGTTCGAAACCGGCAAGGTCACGTTTCACCTCTACACGCATCGCGGCGACGGCGTGAAGTACGTCTCGACCGCGACCTTCGAGGTTCAGCCTGGCCCGATCTCGGAACAACATCCCTCCGAGTTCCTCACCGTGGATGGGAAGAAGGTCGAGACCGTGTTCTTCCAATCGAACAAGGGCAATGGCTCACCGGGTGTGCTGCTCGTTCACGGCGAGGGCTCGCAGGCGCGCGCGCTCTTCAGCACCGCCATCCAGCTCTCGAATCGCGGATATCACGTGATGATGGTGAGCATGCCCGGCTACGGGCAATCCGAGGGGCCGGCGGATCTGATGGGCCCGCACACGCTGGCCGCGGCCGGCGCCGCGCTCGACAGGCTGAAGCGCACGCCGGGGGTGGATTCGCTCCACCTCGGGGCCTGGGGCATCTCGCGCGGGGCGACGGTGGCGGCCGGACTGGCGGCGCAGCGATCCGACCTCGGCTGCGTGATCGCCCAGTCCGGAATCTACGATCTCCAGGCGACCTATCGTGGAACCAAAATGCCGGGGTTCCGCGAGGCGATCGTGGCCGAGGCCGGATCGGACAGCGCCGGCTGGAAGGAACGCTCGCCGATCGTGCGCATTGCCGCGACCCACACGCCGATTCTCGTTCTGCACGGCGAGAACGACACCACCGTCCCCGCCGATCAGGCTCACGCCTACGCGAACGCGCTCAAGACTGCCGGGGTGGCGGTCGAGTCCAGCTTCTTCCCGGGCGCGGGTCATGAGCTGACGCCGGGTCTGGTCACGAGGCCGATCCTGATCTTCCTCGAAGCGACGCTGCACCACTAA
- a CDS encoding M14 family zinc carboxypeptidase, producing MPRSPFSPRLIRLLLATAVIAVVVVVAPSRAAVFDPLPEPRLLRVPLGGAVTLEALQSAGLDIAEVHGSREALIVAWPQDEAALASRGIRAELLDEHPGRTAATLARRELAAGTRPAGIRVVGRSRPGGVQHLETLPPFGSGSMGGYWTNAEVKAKLDELVADDVNDVVADTVDSIGVSVQGRPIWGLMLGKSVTGPDSRPIVLLNALTHAREPGGMQALFYFVDDLLAGYGIDPWKTYLLDHRRIYICPVVNPDGYEINYNTYLASGGTAFGMWRKNARDNNGNHTFDSGDGVDLNRNYGYKFGIDEVGSSSSPSSDIYRGPGAFSEPETQAQRDLIVRLQPKSAISFHTFSDLFLHPWGYQVNAAPDSSAFYEWDDEGTFGNGYDAGQSTRVLYEVNGEFNDWCYGDTLLKPRMFTWTPEAGSSNDGFWPPPSRMVPISQDNLRGCYLAAAIAGPYVRAQSYDVTEGAMPIGNYAHVTVRARNLGLAPTGASLNATLVSLDPGAEVLSGALSYPALGSRASGDAFSGGSFLVGTADTLTPGRLLRFRVEFRDADGLYCRDTVEVAAGQPTVLLNDPSNNFTSWLIGGAWGIVSNDPRHPSKYFADSPSGVYPSNYNGRFTMKGSLDLSAVPHAWIRMDARWGLETHYDGTMVEASLDSVNWTALPGRATVAGISGGAQPLGQPVYEGQRFNWRTERVDLTPFCSPAATRVRLRFRTVSDGGTEFDGFNFDSLRIEIYDPSAQPATVAVGPIAHASLEFSAPAPNPAVGRTVFSFSLPRAGRARLEVMDIAGRRVALLADERLTPNRYVRGWDLRDDQGRVVAPGVYLARLSTVDGARLQRVVVIH from the coding sequence ATGCCGCGTTCGCCGTTTTCCCCCCGGCTCATTCGCCTGCTGCTCGCCACCGCCGTGATCGCGGTCGTCGTGGTCGTGGCGCCGAGCCGGGCCGCGGTCTTCGACCCTCTTCCCGAGCCGCGCCTGCTGCGGGTGCCGCTCGGCGGCGCGGTCACGCTCGAGGCGCTTCAATCGGCCGGGCTCGACATTGCCGAGGTACACGGCTCGCGCGAAGCGCTGATCGTCGCCTGGCCCCAGGATGAGGCGGCGCTCGCCAGCCGCGGCATCCGCGCCGAGTTGCTCGACGAGCATCCCGGACGCACGGCCGCCACGCTCGCGCGGCGCGAGCTGGCCGCCGGGACGCGCCCCGCGGGCATACGAGTCGTCGGCCGCTCGCGCCCGGGTGGCGTGCAGCACCTCGAGACCCTTCCCCCGTTCGGATCGGGCAGCATGGGCGGCTACTGGACCAACGCCGAGGTGAAAGCCAAGCTCGACGAGCTGGTGGCGGATGACGTCAACGACGTGGTCGCCGACACCGTGGACTCGATCGGCGTGAGCGTTCAGGGCCGGCCGATCTGGGGTCTGATGCTGGGCAAGAGCGTCACCGGACCCGACTCGCGCCCGATCGTGCTGTTGAACGCGCTGACCCACGCGCGCGAGCCGGGCGGCATGCAGGCGCTGTTCTATTTCGTGGACGACCTGCTCGCGGGCTACGGCATCGATCCCTGGAAGACCTATCTGCTCGATCATCGGAGGATCTACATCTGTCCGGTGGTCAATCCCGACGGCTACGAAATCAACTACAACACCTATCTCGCCAGCGGCGGTACCGCCTTCGGCATGTGGCGCAAGAACGCGCGCGACAACAACGGCAATCACACGTTCGATTCCGGCGACGGCGTGGATCTCAACCGCAACTACGGGTACAAGTTCGGGATCGACGAGGTGGGCTCGAGCAGCTCGCCCAGCTCCGACATCTATCGAGGCCCCGGCGCGTTCTCGGAGCCCGAGACCCAGGCGCAGCGCGATCTGATCGTGCGATTGCAGCCGAAATCCGCGATCTCGTTCCACACCTTCAGCGATCTCTTCCTGCACCCGTGGGGCTATCAGGTGAACGCCGCGCCCGATTCGAGCGCGTTCTACGAGTGGGACGACGAGGGCACGTTCGGCAATGGCTACGACGCCGGGCAGTCGACGCGCGTGCTCTACGAAGTGAACGGCGAGTTCAACGACTGGTGTTATGGCGACACGCTTCTGAAGCCCAGGATGTTCACCTGGACGCCCGAGGCCGGCAGCAGCAACGACGGCTTCTGGCCGCCGCCCTCGCGCATGGTGCCGATCTCGCAGGACAATTTGCGCGGCTGCTATCTGGCGGCGGCGATCGCCGGCCCCTACGTGCGCGCCCAGAGCTACGACGTGACCGAGGGCGCGATGCCGATCGGGAACTACGCGCACGTCACGGTTCGGGCTCGCAACCTGGGCCTGGCCCCGACCGGCGCGAGCCTCAACGCCACCCTCGTTTCGCTCGATCCGGGCGCCGAAGTGCTGAGCGGCGCGCTCAGCTACCCGGCCCTCGGCTCGCGAGCGAGCGGCGACGCGTTCTCGGGCGGCAGCTTCCTGGTCGGGACAGCCGATACGTTGACTCCGGGCCGGCTGCTGCGCTTCCGCGTCGAGTTCCGCGACGCGGATGGACTCTATTGCCGGGACACGGTCGAGGTGGCCGCGGGACAGCCGACGGTGCTGCTCAACGACCCGTCCAACAATTTCACCAGCTGGCTGATCGGCGGCGCGTGGGGAATCGTCTCCAACGACCCGCGCCATCCGAGTAAGTACTTCGCCGACAGCCCCTCGGGCGTCTACCCGTCGAACTACAACGGCCGGTTCACCATGAAGGGCTCCCTCGATCTGAGCGCGGTCCCGCACGCGTGGATTCGAATGGATGCGCGCTGGGGACTCGAGACCCATTACGACGGCACCATGGTCGAGGCCAGCCTCGACAGCGTCAACTGGACCGCGCTCCCGGGCCGGGCCACCGTCGCCGGGATCTCCGGCGGCGCTCAGCCGCTGGGGCAGCCGGTGTACGAAGGCCAGCGCTTCAACTGGCGCACCGAGCGCGTGGATCTCACGCCGTTCTGCTCGCCGGCCGCGACGCGGGTGCGTCTGCGCTTCCGCACGGTCTCCGATGGCGGCACCGAGTTCGACGGTTTCAATTTCGATTCGCTGAGGATTGAGATCTATGATCCCTCCGCGCAGCCGGCGACGGTGGCGGTGGGGCCGATCGCGCACGCGAGCCTCGAGTTCTCGGCGCCCGCGCCGAATCCGGCCGTGGGGCGCACCGTGTTCTCGTTCTCGTTGCCGCGCGCCGGACGCGCGCGACTCGAGGTGATGGACATCGCAGGCCGGCGCGTGGCGCTGCTGGCCGACGAACGCTTGACCCCGAATCGCTACGTGAGGGGCTGGGATCTGCGCGACGATCAGGGCCGGGTCGTCGCGCCGGGAGTGTATCTGGCGCGACTTTCGACGGTGGACGGCGCGCGCCTGCAGCGGGTGGTCGTGATCCATTGA
- a CDS encoding haloacid dehalogenase-like hydrolase — protein sequence MKLVWLFDIDGTLLMTEGAAREAFERAVAERFPGPDPLGDVPFAGRVEPLILRDILARHGARFDLEDEARFWNSVFSHMRVALRPDRGTLLPGVAALLDAVDRETDWVSALLTGNMTQMARIKLAHFGLGGRFAFGAFGEEAADRDALARVAVARAARRYGVTPARCVVVGDTEHDVACARAAGAWAVAVATGGRAREALAATRPDLLLDDLSDPRALLEWARALEGSGLSARSRPASVEPLP from the coding sequence ATGAAGCTCGTCTGGCTGTTCGACATCGACGGCACCCTGCTGATGACCGAGGGCGCCGCCCGCGAGGCCTTCGAACGCGCGGTGGCCGAGCGCTTTCCCGGGCCCGATCCGCTCGGTGACGTGCCCTTCGCCGGTCGCGTCGAGCCGCTGATCCTGCGCGACATCCTGGCGCGTCACGGCGCGCGGTTCGACCTCGAGGACGAGGCGCGCTTCTGGAATTCGGTGTTCTCGCACATGCGGGTGGCGCTGCGTCCCGACCGGGGAACCCTGCTGCCCGGCGTCGCCGCCCTGCTGGACGCGGTGGATCGGGAAACGGACTGGGTGAGCGCGCTGCTCACCGGCAACATGACCCAGATGGCGCGCATCAAGCTGGCTCACTTCGGGCTCGGCGGGCGGTTCGCGTTCGGGGCGTTCGGCGAGGAGGCCGCGGATCGCGACGCGCTGGCCCGCGTGGCGGTCGCGCGCGCCGCCCGGCGCTACGGTGTGACACCGGCCCGTTGCGTGGTGGTCGGCGACACCGAGCACGACGTGGCATGCGCTCGCGCCGCAGGCGCCTGGGCGGTGGCGGTCGCCACCGGCGGGCGCGCGCGCGAGGCGCTCGCCGCCACTCGGCCCGATCTGCTGCTCGACGACCTGTCGGATCCGCGCGCCCTTCTGGAGTGGGCCCGCGCGCTCGAAGGATCGGGCCTCAGCGCCCGTTCGCGTCCAGCTTCCGTCGAGCCGCTTCCATGA
- a CDS encoding alginate lyase family protein, producing MTDRGWKLRRLMAMSPEEVAHRLGAAARDRFLPPAWSRWSASEAAGRLLNSHVDAASARELWNAVAHLPAAADCAGTLAAANHLSEGRWTLFSREVLLEDPPRWNVDPLSEIAWPEGPSAALDYRIAPEGSSAKAVWEAGRLTMLPSLALAARLTGDARHAERARRWLADFIAGNPLGSGIHHTSGIEMAIRVLTIGWTLALLGDDSPAARAFMAQQALWCRAHLSIGSSANNHLLAEYAAMVVAGAGIPGLATGPRLLREGLEGIERELQRQIHGDGVTAEQAFRYLPFVWELLLPALLLAERAGHKASEPIRQRLALSLEFARALRRADGTLPPIGDDDDARVLLADQAESRLDLAGNALAAWLGAPALAEGANALASLLCGASPPPAARASEGTRTFREGGVTVWRHREAFATLDHGPLGLGTIAAHGHADALSLTLRLGRDDLIVDPGTLAYFDDERLRVVTRATPSHSTVSFGGRSQSEMLGPFLWGRRARVVAHREGWWCEWWSGERHFRRVQFSPGELAIQDDTAGPAPEIVFALAPRADVRVQGGRAVVTIGSSTARIDAEGVAGWRVEPAECAPAYGRRQASTRIVARMPDERCRTVVRFGAK from the coding sequence ATGACCGATCGGGGTTGGAAGCTGCGCCGCCTGATGGCCATGTCGCCGGAGGAAGTGGCTCACCGCCTCGGTGCGGCCGCGCGCGATCGATTCCTTCCTCCGGCCTGGAGCCGCTGGTCCGCGAGCGAGGCCGCCGGGCGCCTGCTCAACTCGCACGTGGACGCCGCCTCGGCGCGTGAACTGTGGAATGCCGTGGCGCATCTGCCTGCGGCGGCCGACTGCGCGGGGACCCTCGCCGCCGCGAACCACCTCAGCGAGGGGCGCTGGACGCTGTTCTCGCGCGAGGTGCTGCTCGAGGATCCTCCGCGCTGGAACGTCGATCCGCTGAGCGAGATCGCCTGGCCGGAAGGTCCGAGCGCCGCACTCGACTATCGAATCGCGCCCGAGGGCTCGAGCGCCAAGGCGGTGTGGGAAGCGGGGCGTCTCACGATGCTGCCATCGCTGGCGCTGGCCGCGCGGCTCACCGGCGACGCCCGCCATGCCGAGCGCGCGCGCCGCTGGCTCGCCGACTTCATCGCCGGGAATCCGCTCGGGAGCGGCATCCATCACACCAGCGGGATCGAGATGGCGATTCGCGTTCTGACCATCGGCTGGACGCTGGCACTGCTCGGCGACGACTCGCCCGCGGCCCGCGCCTTCATGGCTCAGCAGGCGCTGTGGTGCCGCGCGCATCTCAGCATCGGCTCGAGCGCCAACAATCATTTGCTCGCCGAGTACGCGGCCATGGTGGTGGCGGGGGCGGGAATCCCCGGCCTGGCGACTGGCCCGCGACTGCTGCGCGAGGGGCTGGAGGGGATCGAGCGCGAGCTGCAACGGCAGATCCATGGCGACGGCGTCACCGCCGAGCAGGCGTTTCGCTACCTGCCGTTCGTGTGGGAACTGCTCCTGCCCGCGCTGCTGCTCGCCGAACGCGCGGGCCACAAGGCGAGCGAGCCGATTCGACAGCGGCTCGCGCTTTCGCTCGAGTTCGCGCGCGCCCTGCGCCGGGCGGATGGCACGCTCCCGCCGATCGGCGACGACGACGACGCGCGCGTCCTGCTCGCCGATCAAGCGGAGAGCCGCCTGGATCTCGCCGGCAACGCGCTCGCGGCCTGGCTCGGGGCGCCGGCGCTCGCCGAGGGCGCGAATGCGCTCGCCTCGCTGTTGTGCGGCGCGAGTCCGCCGCCCGCCGCGCGGGCCAGCGAAGGCACGCGCACGTTTCGCGAAGGGGGCGTCACCGTGTGGCGGCACCGCGAGGCTTTCGCGACGCTCGATCATGGCCCGCTCGGGCTCGGCACGATCGCCGCACACGGGCACGCCGACGCGTTGTCACTGACGCTGCGGCTTGGGCGGGACGATCTGATCGTGGATCCGGGGACACTCGCCTACTTCGATGACGAGCGCCTCCGGGTCGTCACGCGCGCCACGCCCTCGCACAGCACCGTCAGCTTCGGCGGCCGCAGCCAGAGCGAAATGCTCGGGCCGTTCCTTTGGGGCCGCCGCGCGCGCGTGGTGGCGCATCGCGAGGGGTGGTGGTGCGAGTGGTGGAGCGGCGAGCGCCATTTCCGGCGCGTGCAGTTTTCGCCCGGCGAGCTCGCGATCCAGGACGACACCGCCGGTCCGGCGCCCGAGATCGTGTTCGCGCTGGCGCCCCGCGCCGACGTGCGCGTGCAGGGCGGCCGCGCGGTGGTCACGATCGGGAGCTCGACCGCCCGCATCGATGCCGAGGGCGTCGCCGGCTGGCGCGTGGAGCCGGCCGAATGCGCGCCGGCCTACGGGCGCCGCCAGGCGTCGACGCGCATCGTCGCGCGCATGCCCGACGAGCGCTGCCGGACGGTGGTGAGGTTCGGCGCGAAGTAG
- the thrH gene encoding bifunctional phosphoserine phosphatase/homoserine phosphotransferase ThrH: MIFALDLEGVLAPEIWPLLGETFRVPDFSLTTRDLGDFEELMRRRVSAARAAGLTLRELQRIAHEVQPYLGAREFIERLRAIGNVIVISDTFHEFSDPLAGRLGNVNLFANQFAVDSSGLISGFQLRIRGQKERIVSGFKSAGFAVAAMGDSLNDLSLLRSCDFPVLYRPVKSLLDQFPGAPVAQHLDDALALMEAARRKLDANGR, from the coding sequence GTGATCTTCGCCCTCGACCTGGAAGGCGTGCTGGCTCCCGAGATCTGGCCCCTGCTCGGAGAGACCTTTCGCGTGCCGGATTTCTCGCTCACCACCCGCGATCTCGGCGACTTCGAGGAGCTGATGCGCCGGCGGGTCTCGGCCGCGCGCGCCGCCGGCCTCACGCTGCGCGAGCTGCAGCGGATCGCGCACGAGGTCCAGCCCTATCTCGGTGCCCGCGAGTTCATCGAGCGCCTGCGCGCCATCGGCAATGTCATCGTCATCTCCGACACGTTCCACGAGTTCAGCGATCCGCTCGCCGGCCGGCTCGGCAACGTCAACCTGTTCGCCAACCAATTCGCGGTGGATTCGAGTGGGCTGATCTCGGGCTTTCAGCTCCGCATCCGGGGTCAGAAGGAACGGATCGTCTCGGGTTTCAAGAGCGCGGGTTTCGCCGTGGCGGCGATGGGCGACAGCCTGAATGACCTGTCGCTGCTCCGCTCGTGCGACTTCCCGGTGCTCTACCGGCCGGTGAAATCGCTGCTCGACCAGTTCCCGGGCGCGCCGGTCGCGCAGCATCTCGACGACGCGCTGGCGCTCATGGAAGCGGCTCGACGGAAGCTGGACGCGAACGGGCGCTGA